The following are encoded together in the Capsulimonas corticalis genome:
- the ftsZ gene encoding cell division protein FtsZ: MALGLRDETPFARIKVIGCGGGGTNAVNRMIDAGLTGVEFIAMNTDSQVLDISAADYKLQLGENLTRGLGAGGNPEVGKAAAEESKGDIKKALEGADMVFITAGMGGGTGTGSAPVIAEIAKDLGILTVAVVTKPFKFEGPRRYRLAEEGVDALRDKVDTVIIIPNDRLLGVVEKRATLVDAFREADDVLRQGVQGISDIITIPGIINVDFADVRAIMLNAGTALMGIGVASGENRAVDAAQAAIASPLLETSIEGARAALINITGGADLTLAEVTEATELIQQATDHDDANIIFGVVQDPRMENEVRITVLATGFDQRLPASVNARQSINTQPAPAQQPAPAPAPAQPQPAAAQTQQQPAPAPAAPAPAPRPSPDQDVDIPAFLRRR; this comes from the coding sequence ATGGCGCTCGGATTACGCGACGAAACCCCGTTCGCCCGCATCAAGGTGATCGGCTGCGGCGGCGGCGGCACGAACGCCGTCAACCGGATGATTGACGCCGGCCTGACGGGAGTCGAGTTCATCGCGATGAACACCGACAGCCAGGTCCTGGATATCAGCGCGGCGGACTATAAGCTGCAGCTGGGCGAAAACCTGACGCGCGGCCTTGGCGCCGGCGGCAACCCGGAAGTCGGCAAGGCGGCGGCTGAAGAGTCCAAAGGCGACATCAAGAAGGCGCTGGAAGGCGCCGATATGGTGTTCATCACCGCCGGCATGGGCGGCGGCACCGGCACCGGCTCCGCGCCCGTGATCGCCGAGATCGCCAAAGACCTTGGCATACTCACGGTCGCCGTGGTCACCAAGCCCTTTAAGTTCGAAGGCCCGCGCCGGTACCGTCTGGCGGAAGAGGGCGTGGACGCGCTGCGCGATAAAGTCGATACGGTGATTATCATCCCGAACGACCGATTGCTCGGCGTCGTCGAAAAGCGCGCCACTCTGGTGGACGCCTTCCGTGAGGCGGACGACGTGCTGCGCCAGGGCGTGCAGGGCATCTCCGACATCATCACGATCCCCGGCATCATCAACGTGGACTTCGCCGACGTCCGCGCGATCATGCTGAACGCCGGCACGGCGCTGATGGGCATCGGCGTCGCGAGCGGCGAAAACCGCGCCGTGGACGCCGCGCAGGCCGCCATCGCCTCCCCGCTGCTCGAAACCAGCATCGAAGGCGCGCGCGCCGCATTGATCAACATCACCGGCGGCGCGGACCTGACCCTCGCTGAAGTGACCGAGGCCACCGAGCTGATCCAGCAGGCGACGGATCACGACGACGCGAACATCATCTTCGGCGTCGTCCAGGACCCGCGCATGGAAAACGAAGTGCGCATCACGGTGCTCGCCACCGGCTTCGACCAGCGCCTCCCCGCGTCCGTGAACGCCCGCCAATCGATCAACACCCAGCCTGCCCCCGCGCAGCAGCCCGCTCCGGCCCCCGCGCCCGCGCAGCCCCAGCCCGCCGCCGCGCAGACTCAGCAGCAGCCCGCTCCTGCTCCCGCCGCCCCGGCCCCCGCGCCCCGGCCCTCGCCGGACCAAGATGTGGACATCCCGGCGTTCCTGCGGCGGCGGTAG
- the ftsA gene encoding cell division protein FtsA, with the protein MIGLDIGTTKVCTIVAEIEERGRINIVGVGNSISSGIRKGVVIDIDSAAQAISESVEKARAMSGYEIHRVIVGVTGEHVASLNSRGVVAITHPNREITEEDVERVQDQSRVIVLPPDREIIHAIPRSYSIDGQNGIRFPVGMSGTRLEVETHVVTGAVTFLQNVAKCVHKAGLTIEATVLEPIATAEAVTLPDEKNLGVCIADIGGGTTDIAIFVDGDIYYSSAIPVGGNHVTRDISVGLRTSHDESERIKLSEAVAMVGMTAGDELFEVLSLGSDEPRILPKRILAEIVEPRMHELFTMVKQEIMRSGYYNMLPAGIILSGGGAQLRGATELCRQVTGMPTRVGSPRDVGGVADTLRSPIYSTAVGLVQYGAHYHQQHREIVREQAPMGKYMKKIQNFFARITGSIFDH; encoded by the coding sequence GTGATCGGACTCGACATCGGCACGACGAAAGTCTGCACGATTGTCGCTGAAATCGAAGAGCGGGGACGCATCAACATTGTTGGTGTCGGCAACAGCATCTCCTCCGGGATTCGCAAGGGCGTTGTCATTGATATCGACAGCGCGGCCCAGGCGATCTCCGAGAGTGTGGAAAAAGCCCGCGCGATGTCCGGTTATGAGATCCACCGCGTGATCGTCGGCGTGACCGGCGAGCATGTGGCGTCCCTGAACTCGCGCGGAGTCGTCGCGATCACCCATCCGAACCGGGAGATCACCGAGGAGGACGTGGAGCGCGTCCAGGACCAGAGCCGCGTGATCGTGCTGCCGCCGGACCGCGAGATCATTCACGCGATCCCCCGGTCCTACTCGATCGATGGGCAGAACGGCATTCGGTTCCCCGTGGGGATGTCCGGAACGCGTCTCGAAGTGGAGACGCACGTGGTTACCGGGGCCGTGACGTTCCTTCAAAATGTCGCGAAGTGCGTGCACAAAGCGGGTCTGACGATCGAGGCGACCGTTCTGGAGCCGATCGCGACCGCCGAGGCCGTGACGCTGCCGGATGAGAAGAATTTAGGCGTCTGCATCGCCGATATCGGCGGCGGCACGACCGATATCGCGATCTTTGTGGACGGCGATATTTACTACTCGTCGGCTATTCCGGTCGGCGGAAACCATGTGACCCGCGACATCAGTGTCGGCCTGCGCACCTCGCACGACGAATCGGAGCGGATCAAATTGTCCGAGGCCGTCGCGATGGTCGGAATGACCGCCGGCGATGAGCTCTTTGAAGTCTTGAGCCTGGGCAGCGACGAGCCGCGCATCCTGCCAAAGCGCATTCTGGCCGAGATCGTCGAGCCGCGCATGCATGAGCTGTTCACGATGGTGAAGCAGGAGATCATGCGGTCCGGCTACTACAATATGCTGCCGGCGGGGATTATTTTGTCGGGCGGAGGCGCGCAATTGCGCGGCGCGACCGAGCTTTGCCGACAGGTGACGGGGATGCCGACGCGCGTGGGAAGCCCGCGCGACGTGGGCGGCGTGGCGGACACGCTGCGCTCTCCGATTTACTCAACGGCCGTGGGATTAGTGCAGTACGGGGCGCACTACCATCAGCAGCATCGCGAGATCGTTCGCGAACAAGCGCCGATGGGTAAGTACATGAAGAAGATACAAAACTTCTTCGCCCGAATTACCGGATCGATTTTCGACCATTAA
- a CDS encoding small basic family protein has protein sequence MIWLALASGLLGFAAIWFTPGAHIPIADASYLSLAALAGIDSLIGGVRAGSEGKFRGSIFVSGFVVNTMLAAFLAYLGDRLGQNLSLALFVVLGGRIFVNLSITRRQWLDHRADLSSTRRAAQLAAKSPQYAGDPSMDGEHGGGAARE, from the coding sequence ATGATCTGGTTAGCGCTGGCGTCAGGCCTCTTGGGGTTCGCGGCGATCTGGTTCACGCCCGGGGCTCACATCCCGATCGCGGACGCTTCTTATCTTTCGCTGGCGGCGCTGGCCGGAATCGATTCGCTGATCGGCGGAGTTCGGGCCGGCTCCGAAGGCAAGTTTCGCGGAAGCATCTTTGTCTCCGGTTTTGTCGTGAATACGATGCTGGCGGCGTTTCTTGCGTACCTGGGCGATCGCCTGGGACAGAATTTGTCGCTCGCCTTGTTCGTGGTTCTTGGCGGTCGTATTTTTGTCAATCTGTCGATCACTCGGCGTCAATGGCTCGATCACCGGGCGGACCTTTCCTCCACGCGTCGCGCGGCGCAGTTGGCGGCGAAATCCCCGCAGTATGCGGGCGACCCGTCAATGGACGGCGAACATGGCGGCGGCGCGGCGCGCGAATAG
- a CDS encoding DUF881 domain-containing protein, with protein sequence MGLTLNSPPHTAASPSDHQRSWAISLCTLCAILGALLALSFKTQNQIRQTSLPASNYEALADQYLILKKKAGDDERTIAALQENISRLENSVPSHNKQFQVLTDDLNRAKTLAGLTAVKGPGVTVTLNDSKKRFPDAPLAVQMVGIIHDTDINQIVNELKAAGAEAIAVNDQRLVASSPIRCAGPTIYVNNTPQTPPYVIQAIGDSKTLDTALKLPGGAYDQLQGMDAAMMRIAHADKLVIPAYSGATQPKYAQPVTANAGGEADKN encoded by the coding sequence ATGGGATTGACTCTGAACTCGCCTCCGCACACCGCCGCTTCGCCGAGTGACCATCAGCGGTCCTGGGCGATCAGCCTCTGCACGCTGTGCGCCATTTTAGGCGCGCTGCTGGCCCTCTCGTTCAAGACCCAGAACCAGATCCGTCAAACTTCACTGCCGGCCTCCAACTACGAGGCGCTCGCGGATCAGTACTTGATCCTCAAGAAAAAGGCGGGGGACGACGAACGCACCATCGCGGCGCTGCAGGAAAATATCAGCCGCCTTGAGAACAGCGTGCCGTCGCACAACAAGCAGTTCCAGGTGCTGACCGACGACCTGAACCGGGCAAAGACGCTCGCGGGGTTGACGGCGGTCAAAGGACCGGGCGTGACCGTGACGCTGAACGACAGCAAGAAGCGCTTTCCGGACGCGCCGCTGGCCGTGCAGATGGTCGGCATCATTCACGATACGGACATCAACCAGATCGTCAATGAGCTGAAGGCGGCGGGCGCCGAGGCGATCGCCGTGAACGATCAGCGTTTGGTGGCGAGCAGCCCGATCCGCTGCGCGGGACCGACGATTTATGTCAACAATACGCCGCAGACGCCGCCTTATGTGATTCAGGCGATCGGCGATTCGAAGACTCTGGATACGGCGCTGAAGCTTCCCGGGGGAGCGTACGATCAATTGCAGGGCATGGACGCCGCGATGATGCGGATCGCCCACGCCGACAAGCTCGTCATTCCCGCCTATTCCGGCGCGACTCAGCCGAAATACGCGCAGCCGGTGACGGCGAACGCGGGCGGCGAAGCGGACAAGAATTAA